From Pseudomonas sp. LS1212, the proteins below share one genomic window:
- a CDS encoding DUF4136 domain-containing protein, with product MFRSLALLSLAILLSACETRRVSQDFDASRDFAAYRSWTWKEPALQYRPDDPRIKSDLTEQRIRQAVSDQLDQRGLRPAQASSKGDLNVQTYLIVENRQQQITTHYGGGWGGYYGNYWGGPMYNETRSIDYKVATIQVDMLDARDGKLVWRGSAEQIMNNYPPGPNERNTAIQKTVAKVLSNYPPK from the coding sequence ATGTTCCGCAGTCTCGCTTTACTCTCTCTGGCCATTTTGCTCAGCGCCTGCGAGACCCGCAGAGTCAGCCAGGACTTCGACGCCAGCCGTGATTTTGCCGCGTACAGAAGCTGGACGTGGAAAGAGCCTGCCCTGCAATACCGCCCGGACGATCCACGCATCAAGAGCGACCTGACCGAGCAGCGTATCCGCCAGGCCGTCAGCGACCAGCTGGATCAACGCGGCCTGCGCCCGGCCCAGGCCAGCAGCAAGGGTGACCTCAACGTACAAACCTACTTGATCGTGGAGAACCGCCAGCAACAGATCACCACCCACTATGGTGGCGGCTGGGGCGGTTACTACGGCAATTACTGGGGTGGCCCGATGTACAACGAAACCCGCAGTATTGATTACAAGGTAGCCACCATTCAGGTCGACATGCTCGATGCCCGGGACGGCAAACTGGTCTGGCGTGGCAGCGCCGAACAGATCATGAACAACTACCCACCGGGCCCGAACGAACGCAACACGGCAATCCAGAAAACCGTGGCCAAGGTCCTGTCCAACTACCCGCCGAAATAA
- a CDS encoding pilus assembly protein TadG-related protein, giving the protein MSPRIPRARLSGPRRQHGAIGLMAALTLGTALLFMLVVIDSGRLYMEQRKLQRVVDMAALEAASRGGDCAIGATATTYATESAIRNGFPLPDNTRTLAVACGTLVSDANHLRTFSADPNKNEVIRVRVSQTVPRSIAAGVGALFGGAPADPNINLTAMAVASVAPPVAALTIRSTLLSVDTSKSAILNQLFGGLLGGNLNVSVAGWNGLIDTNIDLLGYLDRLKIDIGLTAAGYDQVLSNTIDVSQLIQTTVNVLDPNGTLGATATIMSLQALKVAAGTTEVVLGNMLHIESGTKVSALDVDLQLFSLIESVVQLANKKNGLVAQLPIDLAGLAQITARVQVLEPPQMSAIGNPQKAAIDPLGPDRIYVRTAQVRTLLSINLPVLDAIIPLVNAVTNLAAPLTNTLNALLGLDLVGTIDSLSCLLGAPCEVPDIELLPAPVRIDVALDAASANSYVTAYSCVSSTNKTLTSNTTTSVVDLKIGQIDPSAAFGTNIAPPAVVVKPLKVIDIGVKTCRKILLLPVSCDPRIPSVGGGIGVYADTTVGQNANMSHMYASPNLPEISMPPFYYTYATSNVVSSLTNTVDGLHVDMYTPASGNLLGNLVSGLGSILSTVTDLLITAIKTVLNPLLDTLINTLLASLGIDLNKVEVGANLSCHAGRVSLVM; this is encoded by the coding sequence ATGTCGCCCCGTATCCCCCGTGCACGGCTGTCTGGGCCCCGTCGGCAACATGGGGCGATTGGCTTGATGGCGGCACTCACTTTGGGCACGGCATTGCTGTTCATGCTGGTGGTGATCGATAGCGGTCGGCTCTACATGGAACAACGCAAGCTGCAGCGGGTGGTGGACATGGCGGCGCTGGAGGCGGCCAGCCGGGGCGGAGACTGTGCCATCGGCGCAACCGCTACGACTTACGCGACCGAGAGCGCCATTCGCAATGGGTTCCCCCTTCCCGACAATACTCGCACGCTCGCGGTCGCCTGCGGCACTTTGGTATCTGATGCCAATCACCTTCGAACCTTCAGTGCCGACCCGAATAAAAACGAAGTCATTCGTGTGCGGGTCAGCCAGACTGTGCCCCGCAGCATCGCCGCCGGCGTCGGTGCGTTGTTCGGAGGCGCTCCGGCGGACCCTAATATCAACTTGACTGCCATGGCGGTGGCCTCCGTTGCGCCCCCCGTCGCGGCGCTAACCATTCGCAGTACATTGCTGTCCGTGGACACAAGTAAATCCGCCATATTGAATCAGCTCTTCGGCGGGCTCTTGGGCGGTAATCTGAATGTCAGCGTGGCTGGCTGGAATGGCTTGATCGACACCAATATCGATCTGCTCGGTTATCTGGATCGTCTCAAGATTGATATCGGCCTTACCGCTGCCGGTTATGACCAGGTGCTGAGTAACACCATTGATGTCAGCCAGTTGATCCAAACCACCGTCAATGTGCTGGACCCGAACGGTACGCTAGGGGCTACCGCCACCATCATGAGTTTGCAAGCGCTGAAGGTCGCCGCCGGGACGACCGAAGTAGTGCTGGGCAATATGCTGCATATCGAGAGCGGCACCAAGGTGTCGGCACTGGATGTTGATTTGCAGCTGTTTAGCTTGATCGAAAGCGTCGTGCAACTGGCCAACAAGAAAAACGGCCTGGTGGCGCAATTGCCGATTGATCTGGCCGGCCTTGCACAAATCACTGCGAGAGTTCAGGTACTTGAGCCGCCACAGATGTCGGCCATCGGCAATCCACAAAAGGCTGCGATAGATCCTCTGGGGCCTGATCGCATTTATGTACGCACCGCGCAGGTTAGAACGCTGCTTTCGATCAACTTGCCTGTTCTCGATGCCATAATTCCGTTGGTGAATGCAGTCACAAATCTGGCGGCACCACTGACCAACACCCTCAATGCCTTACTCGGTCTTGATCTGGTGGGCACCATCGACTCGCTGTCCTGCTTGCTGGGCGCGCCCTGCGAGGTGCCGGATATTGAGTTGCTTCCAGCCCCTGTTCGTATCGATGTGGCGCTGGATGCCGCCAGTGCCAATAGCTACGTCACGGCTTACAGCTGCGTCAGCTCGACCAATAAAACCCTTACCAGCAACACCACCACCTCGGTGGTAGATCTGAAAATCGGCCAGATTGATCCTTCCGCCGCTTTCGGCACGAACATCGCCCCCCCTGCGGTTGTGGTCAAGCCCTTGAAGGTAATCGATATCGGCGTGAAGACCTGCCGCAAGATCCTCTTACTGCCAGTCAGTTGCGACCCACGAATCCCTTCGGTAGGCGGCGGCATCGGTGTCTACGCCGATACCACGGTGGGGCAGAACGCCAACATGTCTCACATGTACGCTTCGCCCAATCTGCCGGAAATTTCCATGCCTCCGTTTTACTACACTTACGCCACCAGTAATGTGGTCAGCAGCCTCACGAACACAGTGGATGGTCTCCATGTCGACATGTACACACCTGCATCCGGCAACTTACTGGGCAATCTGGTGAGTGGCCTGGGCTCGATTCTGAGCACCGTCACTGACTTGCTGATCACTGCAATCAAAACCGTGCTCAATCCGTTGCTCGATACCCTGATCAATACTTTGTTGGCCAGCCTCGGGATTGATCTGAACAAGGTTGAAGTCGGCGCCAACCTCAGTTGTCATGCTGGTCGCGTCTCACTGGTAATGTGA